One Halichondria panicea chromosome 6, odHalPani1.1, whole genome shotgun sequence genomic window carries:
- the LOC135336993 gene encoding zonadhesin-like yields the protein MHSNGDNNISCSLFNTMEKNPVFENNSYDTKSSLSDSRTDVLQPAWSKQTTRRKTSCRTCVSATFAVVAVLALLILAGVVVTMIVQPQYSNTESNALLKQEMESLKEFMTQQVNVNKEQTKFNQMQQREIESLKHNLQRSNKSNIELRIQFASEIDTLSKNVTAGIATVQLQQSQSVIHCMEKTNETYYRIENLTEVIQHSLVKLTRKQEEDISSLEKSSNESVENLHIQLHFFNHSFTTDIEGVWRRLNQNALDCLGETNETQNEVEAINNRINHLVLNFTSDVVLIRTLLSNIQNSSGSQESDGPLTCEVLSSPTNGGFSIEAGPNSLSGGLGSVATYTCDPGYALEGQGTRTCEDTNGGTVTMGTWSGAQPSCNEIFCLEPPTPVNGDAVLSSQEMSVGTMATYSCDSGYVLVGQVTRTCEDVRGEIIGTWSGTTPACEVIIRCQQLTHPSNGEVSVSTGTHGVNLGVGAVATYSCSNGYGLVGQATRTCVSDGGSSGIWSGSAPTCEEVITCLSLAPPVNGVLTFTPGADNSNIGLGSVATYSCNLGYVLVGQFTRVCLTANGGAWSGNQPACEGAVYCPSLTAPGNGSVTIISGVNLLSVGSVATYSCDPGNVLLGPPTRTCEDPDSDLVGTWTGTKRECQVILCPDITAPVNGTLVISTPSPTQPLGVGTTATYSCDPGYVLVGDLTRTCENSEIGSVGTWSGSEVDPTCFIPNRALVDCEDTSCRYEQLVCPDRDNCTIHCNDMEPYACFRTGVVCPSVLGDCNLNCDDSYACIQANTTCLQGNCNVNCPNDYSCQNSVMQCSGDSCLLSCEGRESCSYSTIESSGENYLLNCVGQNSCSYLDSECSGESCRTNCYEDYSCSHSTLDCSNGNCSLHCTDRYACQYATMRCLANAFCNVNCLNGNRACQWSDFVCEQGSTCVFNFDGEFTGDTIGWYTDITCEENSTCSIRCTGLSNNAQQQCYRADIICPTSNGECTVECSGYLSCRYSRITCGPNNAVNCTGLSSCQQANFYCPASNNCTINCDGQYSCNNARVTCPTGDHSCNIRCTDPLSCQGLSITNTHNVNLLCCGGPTACAGTSVVPTSIDCPYIN from the exons ATGCATTCAAACGGAGACAACAACATCAGTTGCTCATTATTCAACACAATGGAGAAGAACCCAGTGTTTGAAAACAATAGTTACGACACTAAATCCTCACTATCTGACAGCAGGACTGATGTCCTACAACCTGCATGGTCTAAGCAAACCACAAGACGTAAGACTTCTTGTCGGACATGTGTATCTGCAACCTTTGCAGTAGTGGCTGTGCTTGCTCTACTCATTCTTGCTGGAGTGGTAGTCACAATGATTGTGCAACCACAATATTCCAACACCGAGTCTAACGCTTTGTTGAAACAAGAGATGGAAAGTTTGAAAGAATTTATGACACAACAAGTGAATGTAAACAAGGAACAAACAAAGTTTAATCAAATGCAACAACGTGAGATTGAATCTCTGAAGCATAATCTTCAGCGTTCAAATAAAAGCAATATCGAGCTACGAATACAGTTTGCCTCTGAGATAGATACTTTAAGCAAAAATGTTACTGCTGGAATTGCGACTGTCCAGTTACAACAAAGCCAGAGTGTGATCCATTGCATGGAAAAAACGAATGAAACATACTACAGAATTGAAAATTTGACGGAGGTCATCCAGCACTCGCTAGTTAAGTTAACTAGAAAGCAAGAGGAGGATATTTCAAGCCTCGAGAAATCTTCAAATGAGAGTGTTGAAAATCTACACATTCAACTTCATTTTTTTAATCATTCCTTCACCACTGATATTGAGGGTGTCTGGAGAAGGCTAAACCAGAATGCACTCGACTGCCTAGGAGAGACTAACGAAACACAGAACGAGGTGGAGGCAATCAATAATCGAATTAATCATCTCGTTTTGAATTTTACATCAGATGTTGTGTTAATCCGGACTCTACTCAGTAATATACAAAATTCTTCTGGCTCACAAG AATCTGATGGACCGCTAACTTGTGAAGTACTTTCCTCACCCACCAATGGAGGATTCAGTATAGAGGCAGGACCAAACTCACTGAGTGGTGGATTGGGCTCAGTGGCTACCTACACATGTGACCCAGGCTATGCTCTTGAAGGACAAGGGACCAGGACTTGTGAGGACACTAACGGAGGGACGGTCACTATGGGAACATGGAGTGGAGCGCAACCATCTTGTAACG AAATTTTTTGCTTGGAGCCTCCCACACCAGTGAATGGAGATGCGGTATTGAGTAGTCAAGAGATGAGTGTGGGCACCATGGCTACCTACTCCTGTGACTCTGGGTACGTTCTTGTTGGCCAGGTAACCAGGACTTGTGAAGATGTTAGAGGAGAGATAATTGGAACTTGGAGTGGAACTACGCCAGCATGTGAAG TGATTATTAGATGCCAGCAGTTGACTCATCCAAGTAACGGAGAAGTCAGTGTTTCTACTGGCACACACGGAGTGAACCTCGGTGTGGGAGCTGTAGCTACCTACTCCTGCAGCAATGGCTATGGACTAGTGGGACAAGCTACCAGGACTTGTGTTAGTGATGGAGGGAGCTCAGGAATATGGAGTGGGAGTGCACCAACGTGTGAAG AGGTGATAACATGTCTGTCACTTGCACCTCCGGTCAATGGAGTTCTCACATTCACTCCTGGTGCTGACAACAGTAACATTGGACTGGGATCAGTAGCCACTTATTCCTGTAACCTCGGCTATGTGCTAGTGGGACAATTTACAAGAGTGTGTCTAACTGCAAATGGTGGAGCTTGGAGTGGAAATCAACCAGCATGTGAAG GTGCGGTCTACTGTCCATCACTAACGGCCCCAGGCAATGGTAGTGTGACTATCATCTCTGGTGTCAACCTTCTCAGTGTTGGGTCAGTGGCTACCTACTCATGTGACCCAGGCAATGTCCTCCTGGGACCCcccaccaggacttgtgaggACCCAGACTCTGACTTAGTGGGAACATGGACTGGAACAAAGCGAGAATGTCAAG TGATTCTCTGTCCTGACATCACGGCCCCTGTTAATGGGACCCTCGTCAtttccaccccctcaccaACCCAACCCCTTGGTGTGGGCACCACTGCCACCTACTCGTGTGATCCTGGCTATGTTCTGGTTGGTGATCTCACTAGGACTTGTGAAAACTCGGAAATTGGAAGTGTCGGAACTTGGAGTGGCTCAGAAGTGGATCCTACAT GTTTTATACCGAACAGGGCTCTAGTGGACTGTGAGGATACAAGCTGTCGATATGAACAGCTGGTGTGTCCCGATCGAGACAACTGTACAATACACTGCAATGACATGGAACCATACGCTTGTTTCAGGACTGGTGTTGTGTGTCCGAGTGTATTGGGAGATTGCAATCTCAATTGTGACGATTCTTACGCCTGCATACAAGCTAACACCACATGCCTTCAAGGGAACTGTAACGTAAACTGTCCGAATGATTACTCTTGTCAGAATTCAGTCATGCAATGCTCAGGTGACAGCTGTCTCCTATCCTGTGAGGGCAGGGAATCTTGCTCGTATTCAACTATCGAATCCTCAGGGGAAAACTACCTACTCAACTGCGTAGGACAAAATTCATGTTCTTATTTGGACTCTGAATGTTCTGGTGAAAGTTGCCGTACTAATTGCTATGAGGATTATTCATGCTCACACTCAACCTTAGACTGCTCCAATGGAAACTGCAGCTTACACTGCACTGATAGGTACGCTTGTCAATATGCAACAATGAGGTGCTTAGCGAATGCTTTTTGTAATGTGAATTGCCTCAATGGAAACCGAGCATGCCAATGGTCAGATTTTGTGTGTGAACAAGGTAGTACCTGTGTCTTTAACTTCGATGGAGAGTTCACTGGTGACACTATTGGCTGGTATACAGATATCACATGTGAAGAGAACAGTACCTGCAGCATCAGGTGCACTGGACTGAGTAATAATGCTCAGCAACAATGTTATCGTGCTGATATCATCTGTCCCACGAGTAATGGGGAGTGTACTGTCGAGTGCAGTGGCTATCTTTCCTGTCGATATTCACGCATTACATGTGGACCAAACAATGCCGTGAACTGCACTGGTCTTTCATCATGTCAACAAGCTAACTTTTATTGTCCAGCTAG CAACAACTGCACTATCAACTGTGACGGCCAGTATTCCTGTAACAATGCTCGAGTGACCTGTCCCACTGGAGACCACAGCTGCAACATACGCTGCACTGACCCACTGTCCTGTCAAGGCTTGAGTatcaccaacacacacaatgtcaaCCTGCTCTGTTGTGGTGGTCCCACTGCTTGTGCAGGAACGAGTGTGGTACCCACCTCCATCGATTGCCCCTATATTAATTAA
- the LOC135336995 gene encoding uncharacterized protein LOC135336995 yields the protein MQFENLLLLSVVLLIKKTEGNGICSTSTDCSDNFGRRQAQSRAECCAGGGVAYNIDGSCVDLMCPTTIAGCYAGNECSGATIPLTSTGSAAAQVRECCLNTAGLSYNLLGECIKCVTFGFLETRLEAVEGGRRYPIEIGYIKPPTTSTIIRGDITITKGGTADLEQDFQLSSTRFTISPTLNSMIFVRFRVDRIAQEPVETAQLGLSVSVRALPRFALVQDRFDLIIIDNDAVVFQLTNNEYRSSENELFINAKVSKNIRIASPVVLLLTPHTIDEALAVGIPSLPNVPPDNNTRSPNRARITEDRRDFSTDLITVRFEADQTGPQVNEVTASVPIVDDDIDEAPEEVFMIDLTLLSSINALIRINRRSSLCIINDNDDLQIGFQNASYTFQEPQFEEEISGVVFLEKQGGQISEQRYVVIIEMNQATPNTNIQPATLSTVNADNDYVVRYPGDYEIILEFGPNEQRLDFPFILFPDDVAEGTEAFQASIQPSENPLHPAFIDPSAGVLYSSTYIHIIDYDSFFVGFEGDYTVSEDVGSFEACFGVLKTPESEKFNLSLDLVVISIDGSAIGGADFVAIRAADLDVYETLSSDRHRACFNVTINFDKTLEGNESFSLFLLFDEFVSYEVRTQVNIQPSVVHVNILDVTPLDTPSLSVGAVLGGVIGSLTIILVAAILFSVVLVVIVRYWRRYKSKEPSINNNSSEMQSDIGLNELPNHDYDYIPAVQLKSNTGNPPTTKKKVSEVKFEVTPCEAYGPVSADENTLHN from the exons ATGCAATTTGAAAATCTACTGCTGCTGTCAGTAGTGTTGCTAATAAAAAAAAcagaag GCAATGGAATTTGTTCAACATCAACGGACTGCTCTGATAATTTTGGTCGCAGGCAAGCTCAGAGTCGTGCTGAGTGCTGTGCTGGAGGTGGAGTTGCATACAACATTGATGGAAGTTGTGTGGATCTAATGT GTCCTACCACCATCGCCGGTTGCTATGCAGGAAATGAGTGCAGTGGAGCCACCATTCCTTTAACCTCGACTGGGTCAGCTGCTGCTCAAGTCAGAGAGTGCTGTCTCAACACGGCCGGTCTCTCTTACAACCTACTGGGAGAATGCATCAAGTGTGTCA CATTTGGTTTTCTGGAAACGAGGCTTGAAGCTGTTGAGGGAGGGCGGAGGTATCCTATTGAAATTGGGTACATCAAACCCCCCACTACCTCCACCATCATCAGAGGAGACATCACTATAACTAAAGGTGGCACTGCAG ATCTGGAGCAGGACTTTCAACTCAGCTCTACAAGGTTTACAATTAGCCCAACTTTGAACTCTATGATATTCGTCAGGTTTCGAGTGGACAGAATTGCTCAAGAACCAGTGGAAACTGCCCAACTTGGACTGAGTGTGTCTGTGAGAGCCCTTCCTCGCTTTGCATTGGTCCAGGACAGATTTGACCTGATCATCATTGATAATGATG CTGTGGTCTTCCAGCTGACTAATAATGAATACAGATCCAGTGAAAATGAGCTGTTCATTAACGCTAAAGTGAGCAAGAATATACGTATCGCCAGTCCAGTTGTGTTACTCCTAACCCCACACACTATTGATGAGGCATTAGCAGTTGGTATACCTTCATTGCCAAATGTACCACCTGATAACAACACACGTTCTCCTAACCGTGCTCGAATAA CTGAAGATCGACGTGACTTCTCAACAGATTTAATTACAGTAAGGTTTGAAGCTGACCAGACTGGACCTCAGGTGAATGAGGTTACTGCATCAGTGCCTATTGTCGATGATGACATAGATGAGGCACCAGAGGAAGTTTTTATGATCGATTTGACACTACTCTCGTCTATCAATGCCTTAATTCGTATCAACCGTCGAAGTTCCCTCTGTATTATAAATGACAATGAtg ACTTACAAATTGGTTTCCAGAATGCCAGCTACACATTCCAGGAGCCTCAATTTGAAGAGGAGATAAGCGGTGTTGTGTTCTTAGAGAAGCAAGGTGGTCAAATCTCTGAGCAAAGATATGTAGTCATTATTGAAATGAATCAAGCCACACCCAATACAAACATACAACCAGCCACCCTATCCACTGTCAATGCTGACAATGACTATGTAGTTCGTTACCCTGGTGATTATGAAATTATATTGGAGTTCGGCCCGAATGAACAACGCTTGGACTTCCCCTTTATATTGTTCCCCGATGATGTGGCTGAGGGTACTGAAGCTTTTCAAGCGTCCATCCAGCCTTCTGAAAATCCTCTTCACCCAGCTTTTATTGACCCCTCTGCTGGCGTACTGTATTCCTCCACATATATACATATCATTGATTATGACT CTTTCTTTGTTGGATTTGAAGGGGACTACACTGTTAGTGAGGACGTTGGCTCTTTTGAAGCTTGCTTCGGAGTTTTAAAGACACCAGAAAGTGAAAAATTCAATTTAAGTCTTGACCTAGTGGTGATTTCAATTGATGGATCAGCAATAG GAGGTGCTGACTTTGTTGCTATCAGAGCAGCAGACTTAGACGTCTATGAAACTCTGAGCAGTGATAGACATCGAGCTTGTTTTAATGTGACAATAAACTTTGACAAAACTTTGGAAGGCAATGAAAGTTTCTCCTTGTTCCTCCTATTTGATGAGTTTGTGTCATATGAAGTAAGAACCCAAGTGAATATACAACCAAGTGTTGTCCATGTGAATATCTTGGATGTTACAC CTCTAGATACTCCATCATTGAGTGTTGGTGCAGTACTTGGTGGTGTGATTGGATCGCTGACTATTATATTAGTCGCCGCAATACTTTTTAGTGTTGTTTTGGTGGTTATTGTGAGGTATTGGAGGAGATACAAATCTAAAGAACCAAGTATCAACAATAATTCATCTGAAAT GCAGTCGGATATTGGTCTAAACGAACTCCCTAATCATGACTATGATTACATTCCTGCGGTACAGTTGAAGAGTAACACTGGAAATCCTCCTACAACAAAGAAAAAAGTGTCAGAGGTGAAGTTTGAAGTAACCCCGTGTGAGGCTTATGGACCTGTGTCTGCGGATgaaa ATACTTTACATAACTAA